The Equus caballus isolate H_3958 breed thoroughbred chromosome 22, TB-T2T, whole genome shotgun sequence genome window below encodes:
- the CCM2L gene encoding cerebral cavernous malformations 2 protein-like isoform X2, whose amino-acid sequence MRRSGGKDLGFLGHLTWVTSSLNPSSRDELLQLLDTARQLKELPLKTTAEQDSILSLSARCLLLTWRDNEELILRIPTHEIAAASYLQDDALHLLVLKTGLGVDPVPAGVDASPGGAGRDPGPPGAAPEKRRVGTTERRHTICSLDWRMAWGGGAGAEARAGGGGGGSLERQRAGARASGSWERRQTFSGSWERRHGGGGGGAGKLGGSWERRQAGGGSWERRHPGPNPLDPQDPSPDAYCNLVILAVANRDAAEESCALICQVFQIIYGDQSIECVDRAGYHYTSTPERPWLCSRSDSCRTDGTYAYDADFSCCSSFNGSQDTFEACYSGTSTPSFHGSHCSSSDHSGLGLEQLQDYMVTLRSKLGPPEIQQFALLLREYRLGLPIQDYCAGLLKLYGERRKFLLLGMRPFIPDQDIGYFEGFLEGVGIREGGILTDSFGRIKRSMSSTSASAVRSYDGAAQRPEVQAFHRLLADITHDIEALAPDDDDSTDEEARGSPGGDDAAEDNYL is encoded by the exons TTCCTGGGCCACCTCACCTGGGTCACCTCCTCACTGAACCCCTCCAGCCGGGACGAGCTCCTGCAGCTGCTGGACACGGCCAGG CAGCTGAAGGAGCTGCCGCTGAAGACCACAGCGGAGCAGGACAGCATCCTGAGCCTGTCCGCCCGCTGCCTGCTGCTCACCTGGCGCGACAACGAGGAGCTCATTCTGCGCATCCCCACGCACGAGATCGCCGCCGCCTCCTACCTGCAGGACGACGCGCTGCACCTGCTAGTGCTTAAGACCG GTCTGGGCGTGGACCCGGTGCCGGCCGGCGTAGACGCCAGCCCCGGCGGCGCGGGGCGCGACCCGGGTCCGCCGGGCGCGGCGCCCGAGAAGCGGCGGGTGGGCACCACGGAACGACGCCACACCATCTGCAGCCTGGACTGGAGGATGGCgtggggcgggggcgcgggcgccGAGGCccgggccgggggcggcggcggcggcagcctGGAGCGCCAGCGCGCCGGGGCGCGGGCGTCTGGCAGCTGGGAGCGGCGGCAGACGTTCAGCGGCAGCTGGGAGCGGCggcacggcggcggcggcggcggcgcgggcaaGCTGGGCGGCAGCTGGGAGCGGAGGCAGGCGGGCGGCGGCAGCTGGGAGCGGCGCCACCCGGGCCCCAACCCGCTGGACCCGCAGGACCCCAGCCCCGACGCCTACTGCAACCTCGTCATCCTGGCAGTGGCCAACAGG GATGCTGCCGAGGAGTCCTGTGCCCTCATCTGTCAGGTCTTCCAGATCATCTATGGGGACCAGAGCATCGAGTGCGTGGACCGGGCTGGCTACCACTACACATCCACACCCGAACGGCCCTGGCTCTGCAGCCGCA GTGACAGCTGCCGCACGGACGGGACTTACGCCTACGACGCTGACTTCAGCTGCTGCAGCTCCTT CAATGGCTCCCAGGACACATTTGAAGCATGTTACAGCGGCACATCCACACCCTCTTTCCATGGCTCCCACTGCAGCAGCAGCGACCACAGTGGCCTGGGCCTCGAGCAGTTGCAGGATTACATGGTCACG TTGCGGAGTAAGCTGGGGCCGCCCGAGATCCAGCAGTTTGCACTGCTGCTGCGGGAGTACCGGCTGGGGCTGCCCATTCAGGACTACTGCGCGGGGCTGCTGAAGCTCTATGGGGAGCGGCGAAAGTTCCTCCTTCTCG GGATGCGGCCCTTCATCCCGGACCAGGACATCGGCTACTTcgagggcttcctggagggcGTGGGCATCCGCGAGGGTGGCATCCTCACCGACAGCTTCGGCCGCATCAAGCGCAGCATGAGCTCCACGTCGGCGTCGGCCGTGCGCAGCTACGACGGCGCGGCCCAGCGGCCCGAGGTGCAGGCCTTCCACCGGCTGCTGGCCGACATCACGCACGACATCGAGGCGCTGGCCCCCGACGACGACGACAGCACGGACGAGGAGGCGCGGGGCTCCCCCGGCGGGGATGACGCGGCCGAGGACAACTACCTGTAG